The window GGGCCTACCCTTCAGTATTATGCCCGCCCGGATCGATGAAGAGGATCACGGAGACCTAAAACCCCGGGAATTGGCGGAGGAATTGGCGGTTCGGAAGGTTAATAACATCATCGGACTCCTCTCCAGCCGGCTTCCCAACTGGATTTTTGGGGCAGATACCCTTATTTCGGTGGACGGGGATGTGTACGGCAAACCCAAGGACCGGGAAGATGCCCATAAGATGCTAACCAAGCTCCAGGGACGGAATCATGAGGTTATTACTGCCATGGCCCTCTATAACGGCAAGGGAAAGAACGTCGATTGTCGTTCCGTGGTCAGTTCTGTAACCTTTGCTCCCATCCTGCCTGAGGATATCGAATGGTACCTTAATACCGGAGAGTGGCAGGGGGTAGCCGGCGCCTACAAGATCCAGGGGCTGGCGGGCTGTTTTGTGTCCGGAATAATCGGGTCCTATAGCGGCATTGTGGGCTTGCCAATGCACGAATTTTATGTCATGTTAAAGGAGAATGGTTATTCCTACGGGGATTCATAACCATACGACAGTTTACTGTAAGGCAGTTTACTGCCAAGGCAGTGTCTTGTTCAGGAGCTTTAGCTCCAAGGCCGGACGCTGACATTCCGCCGCCCCTTTTGCGGGTGGTGAGATATAGGGAAGGCGCCGCATCAGGCGCCCGGTTACACCTCTTTTCCGGATGGGTATACCTCGCCGGGAGCGGTTTATCGGGGCAGCTTAGGAAAGCGGACGCGGGAGGAAATTGTGGCGGTAGTCACCATGAAGAATTTGCTTGAATCCGGGGTCCA is drawn from Treponema primitia ZAS-1 and contains these coding sequences:
- a CDS encoding Maf family protein — encoded protein: MEPIILASGSLRRQEFFKLLGLPFSIMPARIDEEDHGDLKPRELAEELAVRKVNNIIGLLSSRLPNWIFGADTLISVDGDVYGKPKDREDAHKMLTKLQGRNHEVITAMALYNGKGKNVDCRSVVSSVTFAPILPEDIEWYLNTGEWQGVAGAYKIQGLAGCFVSGIIGSYSGIVGLPMHEFYVMLKENGYSYGDS